In Drosophila yakuba strain Tai18E2 chromosome 2R, Prin_Dyak_Tai18E2_2.1, whole genome shotgun sequence, a single genomic region encodes these proteins:
- the LOC6530603 gene encoding BTB/POZ domain-containing protein kctd15-like isoform X2 gives MDRERERDVKALEPRDLSSTGRIYARSDIKISSSPTVSPTISNSSSPTPTPPASSSVTPLGLPGAVAAAAAAVGGASSAGASSYLHGNHKPITGIPCVAAASRYTAPVHIDVGGTIYTSSLETLTKYPESKLAKLFNGQIPIVLDSLKQHYFIDRDGGMFRHILNFMRNSRLLIAEDFPDLELLLEEARYYEVEPMIKQLESMRKDRVRNGNYLVAPPTPPARHIKTSPRTSASPECNYEVVALHISPDLGERIMLSAERALLDELFPEASQATQSSRSGVSWNQGDWGQIIRFPLNGYCKLNSVQVLTRLLNAGFTIEASVGGQQFSEYLLARRVPM, from the exons ATGGACCGAGAGCGCGAAAGAGATGTCAAGGCCCTGGAGCCACGCGACTTGTCCTCCACGGGCCGCATTTACGCCAGAAGCGATATTAAAATCAG CTCCTCGCCAACCGTCTCGCCAACGATCTCAAACTCCTCTTCGCCCACACCGACGCCACCCGCCAGTTCCTCAGTGACGCCGCTGGGATTGCCCGGAGCggtggcagctgctgccgccgccgtcgGAGGCGCCTCCTCGGCGGGGGCCAGTTCCTATTTGCACGGCAACCACAAGCCCATCACTGGGATACCCTGTGTGGCCGCCGCCTCCCGCTATACGGCACCCGTGCACATCGACGTGGGCGGGACCATCTACACCAGCTCGCTGGAGACGCTCACCAAGTACCCGGAGTCGAAGCTGGCCAAGCTCTTCAATGGCCAGATACCCATCGTGCTGGACTCGCTGAAGCAGCACTATTTCATCGATCGCGATGGTGGCATGTTCCGTCACATTCTGAACTTTATGAGAAACTCAAGACTTCTGATTGCCGAGGACTTTCCGGacctggagctgctgctggaggaggcTCGCTACTACGAAGTGGAGC CGATGATTAAGCAGCTGGAGAGCATGCGCAAGGATCGCGTACGCAACGGCAACTATTTGGTGGCGCCACCCACTCCACCGGCTCGCCACATCAAGACGAGCCCGAGGACCAGCGCATCGCCGGAGTGCAATTACGAGGTAGTGGCGCTGCACATCTCGCCGGACCTTGGCGAACGCATAATGCTGTCGGCGGAACGGGCTCTGCTCGACGAGCTCTTCCCGGAGGCCAGCCAGGCGACACAGTCGAGTCGCAGCGGAGTGTCCTGGAACCAGGGCGACTGGGGGCAAATCATTCGCTTCCCCCTCAACGGCTACTGCAAGCTGAACTCGGTGCAGGTGCTCACCCGACTCCTCAACGCCGGCTTCACCATCGAGGCCAGCGTTGGGGGCCAGCAGTTCTCCGAGTATCTGCTGGCGCGACGCGTTCCAATGTGA
- the LOC6530604 gene encoding epidermal growth factor receptor isoform X1 yields MLLRRRHGSCPYPLLLLLLAHCICIWPASAARDRYARQNNRQRHQDIDRDRDRDRDRDRFLYRSSSTVNRQRGGANFALGLGANGVTIPTSLEDKNKHEFVKGKICIGTKSRLSVPSNKEHHYRNLRDRYTNCTYVDGNLELTWLPNENLDLSFLDNIREVTGYILISHVDVKKVVFPKLQIIRGRTLFSLSVEEEKYALFVTYSKMYTLEIPDLRDVLNGQVGFHNNYNLCHMRTIQWSEIVSNGTDAYYNYDFTAPERECPKCHESCTHGCWGEGPKNCQKFSKLTCSPQCAGGRCYGPKPRECCHLFCAGGCTGPTQKDCIACKNFFDEGVCKEECPPMRKYNPTTYVLETNPEGKYAYGATCVKECPGHLLRDNGACVRSCPQDKMDKGGECVPCNGPCPKTCPGVTVLHAGNIDSFRNCTVIDGNIRILDQTFSGFQDVYPNYTMGPRYIPLDPERLEVFSTVKEITGYLNIEGTHPQFRNLSYFRNLETIHGRQLMESMFAALAIVKSSLYSLEMRNLKQISSGSVVIQHNRDLCYVGNIRWPAVQKEAEQKVWVNENLRADLCEKNGTVCSDQCNEDGCWGAGTDQCLTCKNFNFNGTCIADCSNISNAYKFDNSTCKICHPECRTCNGAGADHCQECVHVRDGQHCVSKCPMNKYNDRGVCRECHATCDGCTGPSDTIGNGACTTCHLAIINNNATVQRCLLKDDKCPDGYFWEYVHPQEMGSLKALAGRAVCRKCHPLCELCTNYGYHEQVCSKCTHYKRREQCETECPTDHYTDVEQRECFQCHPECNGCTGPGADDCKACRNFKLFDVNETGPYANSTMFNCTSKCPSERRHVNYQYSAIGPYCAASAPRSSKITANLDVNMIFIITGAVLVPTICILCVVTYICRQKQKAKKETVKMTMALSGCEDSEPLRPSNIGANLCKLRIVKDAELRKGGVLGMGAFGRVYKGVWVPEGENVKIPVAIKELLKSTGAESSEEFLREAYIMASVEHVNLLKLLAVCMSSQMMLITQLMPLGCLLDYVRNNRDKIGSKALLNWSTQIAKGMSYLEEKRLVHRDLAARNVLVQTPSLVKITDFGLAKLLSSDSNEYKAAGGKMPIKWLALECIRNRVFTSKSDVWAFGVTIWELLTFGQRPHENIPAKDIPDLIEVGLKLEQPEICSLDIYCTLLSCWHLDAAMRPTFKQLTTVFAEFARDPGRYLAIPGDKFTRLPAYTSQDEKDLIRKLAPTTDGSEAIVEPDDYLQPKAAPGPSHRTDCTDEIPKLNRYCKDPSNKNSSAGDDETDSSAREVGVGNLRLDLPVDEDDYLMPTCQPGPNNNNNTINPNQNNMAAVGVAAGYMDLIGVPVSVDNPEYLLNAQTLGVGDSPIPTQTIGIPVMGVPGTMEVKVPMPGSEPTSSDHEYYNDTQRELQPLHRNRNTETRV; encoded by the exons TCTGCATTGGCACCAAATCCCGCCTGTCAGTGCCCTCCAACAAGGAACATCATTACCGAAACCTCAGAGATCGCTACACGAACTGCACGTATGTGGATGGCAACCTGGAGCTGACCTGGCTGCCCAACGAGAATTTGGACCTTAGCTTTCTGGACAACATTCGGGAGGTCACTGGCTATATACTGATCAGCCATGTGGACGTCAAGAAAGTGGTGTTTCCCAA ACTGCAAATCATTCGCGGACGCACCTTGTTCAGTTTATCCGTGGAGGAGGAGAAGTACGCCCTGTTCGTCACCTACTCAAAAATGTACACGCTGGAGATTCCCGATCTACGCGACGTCTTGAATGGCCAGGTGGGCTTCCACAACAACTACAATCTCTGCCACATGCGGACGATCCAGTGGTCGGAGATTGTGTCCAACGGCACGGATGCGTACTACAACTACGACTTTACGGCTCCGGAGCGCGAGTGTCCCAAGTGCCACGAGAGCTGCACCCATGGATGTTGGGGCGAGGGTCCCAAGAATTGCCAGAAGTTCAGCAAGCTGACCTGCTCGCCCCAGTGTGCCGGAGGTCGCTGCTATGGACCCAAGCCCAGGGAGTGCTGTCACCTTTTCTGCGCCGGTGGATGCACTGGTCCGACGCAAAAGGATTGCATCGCCTGCAAGAACTTCTTCGACGAGGGCGTCTGCAAGGAGGAATGCCCGCCCATGCGCAAGTACAACCCCACCACCTATGTCCTTGAAACGAATCCCGAGGGCAAGTATGCCTATGGTGCCACCTGTGTCAAGGAGTGCCCCGGTCACCTGTTGCGCGATAATGGCGCCTGTGTGCGCAGCTGTCCCCAGGACAAGATGGACAAGGGCGGCGAGTGTGTGCCCTGCAATGGCCCGTGCCCCAAAACCTGCCCGGGCGTTACTGTCCTGCATGCCGGCAACATTGACTCGTTCCGAAATTGCACGGTGATCGATGGCAACATTCGCATTTTGGATCAGACCTTCTCGGGCTTCCAGGACGTCTATCCCAACTACACGATGGGACCACGCTACATACCGCTAGATCCCGAGCGACTGGAGGTCTTCTCCACGGTGAAGGAGATCACTGGGTATCTGAACATCGAGGGTACCCATCCGCAGTTCCGGAATCTGTCGTACTTCCGCAATCTGGAAACCATTCATGGCCGCCAGCTAATGGAGAGCATGTTTGCCGCCTTGGCCATCGTCAAGTCCTCGCTCTACAGCCTGGAGATGCGCAATCTGAAGCAGATAAGTTCCGGCAGTGTGGTCATCCAGCACAATAGGGACCTCTGCTATGTGGGCAATATACGTTGGCCGGCCGTTCAAAAGGAGGCCGAGCAGAAGGTGTGGGTCAACGAGAATCTCAGGGCGGATCTATGCG AGAAAAATGGAACCGTTTGTTCGGATCAGTGCAACGAGGACGGCTGCTGGGGAGCTGGCACGGATCAGTGCCTCACTTGCAAGAACTTCAATTTCAATGGCACCTGCATTGCCGACTGTAGTAACATCTCCAA TGCCTACAAGTTTGATAACAGTACGTGTAAGATATGCCATCCAGAGTGCCGGACTTGCAACGGAGCTGGAGCAGACCACTGCCAGGAGTGCGTCCACGTGAGGGACGGCCAGCACTGTGTGTCCAAGTGCCCGATGAACAAGTACAACGACCGTGGCGTCTGCCGGGAGTGCCACGCCACCTGCGACGGATGCACTGGACCCAGCGACACCATCGGCAATGGAGCCTGTACGACCTGCCACTTGGCCATTATCAATAATAACGCCACAGTGCAACGCTGCCTGCTGAAGGACGACAAGTGCCCCGATGGGTACTTCTGGGAGTATGTGCATCCGCAAGAGATGGGTTCCCTGAAGGCGCTGGCCGGCAGAGCAGTCTGCCGCAAGTGCCATCCACTTTGCGAGCTGTGCACCAACTACGGATACCATGAACAGGTGTGCTCCAAGTGCACCCACTACAAGCGACGGGAGCAGTGCGAGACCGAGTGTCCGACGGATCACTACACGGATGTGGAACAGCGCGAGTGCTTCCAGTGCCACCCGGAGTGCAATGGTTGCACCGGTCCAGGTGCCGACGATTGCAAGGCGTGTCGCAACTTCAAGTTGTTCGACGTGAATGAGACGGGCCCCTATGCGAACTCCACGATGTTCAATTGCACCTCGAAGTGTCCGTCGGAGAGGCGGCATGTGAACTATCAGTACTCGGCCATTGGACCCTACTGCGCAGCCAGTGCGCCGCGGAGCAGCAAGATCACTGCCAATCTGGACGTGAACATGATCTTCATCATCACGGGCGCTGTTCTGGTGCCAACCATCTGCATTCTCTGCGTGGTCACCTACATCTGTCGGCAAAAGCAGAAGGCCAAGAAGGAAACCGTCAAGATGACCATGGCTCTGTCCGGCTGCGAGGACTCCGAGCCGCTGCGTCCTTCGAACATTGGTGCCAATCTGTGCAAGCTGCGCATTGTCAAGGACGCTGAGTTGCGCAAGGGTGGAGTTCTTGGAATGGGAGCCTTTGGACGAGTGTACAAGGGCGTTTGGGTGCCGGAGGGTGAGAACGTCAAGATTCCAGTGGCCATTAAGGAGCTGCTGAAGTCCACGGGCGCCGAGTCGAGCGAAGAGTTCCTGCGCGAAGCTTACATCATGGCCTCCGTGGAGCACGTCAATCTGCTGAAGCTCCTGGCCGTCTGCATGTCATCGCAAATGATGCTAATCACGCAACTGATGCCGCTGGGCTGCCTGCTGGACTATGTGCGGAATAACCGGGACAAGATCGGCTCCAAAGCTCTGCTCAACTGGAGCACCCAAATCGCCAAGGGCATGTCGTATCTGGAGGAGAAGCGACTGGTCCACCGCGACTTGGCTGCTCGCAATGTCCTGGTGCAAACTCCGTCGCTGGTGAAGATCACCGACTTTGGGCTGGCCAAGTTGCTGAGCAGCGATTCCAATGAGTACAAGGCGGCTGGCGGCAAGATGCCCATCAAATGGCTGGCACTGGAGTGCATCCGTAACCGGGTATTCACCAGCAAATCCGATGTCTGGGCCTTTGGTGTGACCATTTGGGAACTGCTGACCTTTGGCCAGCGACCGCACGAGAACATTCCCGCCAAGGATATACCCGATCTGATTGAAGTCGGCCTGAAACTGGAGCAGCCGGAGATTTGTTCGCTGGACATTTACTGCACACTGCTCTCGTGCTGGCACTTGGATGCCGCCATGCGGCCAACCTTCAAGCAACTGACCACCGTCTTTGCCGAGTTCGCCAGAGATCCGGGTCGCTATCTGGCCATTCCCGGGGATAAGTTCACCCGGCTGCCGGCCTACACGAGTCAGGATGAGAAGGATCTCATCCGAAAGCTGGCACCCACCACCGATGGGTCCGAAGCCATTGTGGAACCCGATGACTATCTGCAACCCAAGGCGGCACCTGGGCCTAGTCACAGAACCGACTGCACGGATGAGATACCCAAGCTGAACCGCTACTGCAAGGATCCCAGCAACAAGAATTCGAGTGCCGGAGACGACGAGACGGACTCGAGTGCCCGCGAAGTGGGCGTGGGTAATCTGCGCCTGGATCTGCCTGTCGATGAGGATGATTACCTGATGCCCACCTGCCAACCGGggcccaacaacaacaacaacacgaTCAATCCCAACCAAAACAACATGGcagctgtgggcgtggctgccgGCTACATGGATCTCATCGGAGTGCCCGTTAGCGTGGACAATCCGGAGTATCTGCTGAATGCGCAGACACTGGGAGTCGGTGACTCACCGATACCCACCCAGACCATCGGGATTCCGGTGATGGGTGTCCCGGGCACCATGGAGGTCAAGGTGCCCATGCCAGGCAGTGAGCCAACAAGCTCCGATCACGAGTACTACAATGATACCCAACGGGAGCTGCAGCCACTGCATCGAAACCGCAACACAGAGACGAGGGTGTAG
- the LOC6530604 gene encoding epidermal growth factor receptor isoform X2 encodes MWMSISLGTWSSSSLLSAVLILASLASVATSASVSNAGYVDNGNMKVCIGTKSRLSVPSNKEHHYRNLRDRYTNCTYVDGNLELTWLPNENLDLSFLDNIREVTGYILISHVDVKKVVFPKLQIIRGRTLFSLSVEEEKYALFVTYSKMYTLEIPDLRDVLNGQVGFHNNYNLCHMRTIQWSEIVSNGTDAYYNYDFTAPERECPKCHESCTHGCWGEGPKNCQKFSKLTCSPQCAGGRCYGPKPRECCHLFCAGGCTGPTQKDCIACKNFFDEGVCKEECPPMRKYNPTTYVLETNPEGKYAYGATCVKECPGHLLRDNGACVRSCPQDKMDKGGECVPCNGPCPKTCPGVTVLHAGNIDSFRNCTVIDGNIRILDQTFSGFQDVYPNYTMGPRYIPLDPERLEVFSTVKEITGYLNIEGTHPQFRNLSYFRNLETIHGRQLMESMFAALAIVKSSLYSLEMRNLKQISSGSVVIQHNRDLCYVGNIRWPAVQKEAEQKVWVNENLRADLCEKNGTVCSDQCNEDGCWGAGTDQCLTCKNFNFNGTCIADCSNISNAYKFDNSTCKICHPECRTCNGAGADHCQECVHVRDGQHCVSKCPMNKYNDRGVCRECHATCDGCTGPSDTIGNGACTTCHLAIINNNATVQRCLLKDDKCPDGYFWEYVHPQEMGSLKALAGRAVCRKCHPLCELCTNYGYHEQVCSKCTHYKRREQCETECPTDHYTDVEQRECFQCHPECNGCTGPGADDCKACRNFKLFDVNETGPYANSTMFNCTSKCPSERRHVNYQYSAIGPYCAASAPRSSKITANLDVNMIFIITGAVLVPTICILCVVTYICRQKQKAKKETVKMTMALSGCEDSEPLRPSNIGANLCKLRIVKDAELRKGGVLGMGAFGRVYKGVWVPEGENVKIPVAIKELLKSTGAESSEEFLREAYIMASVEHVNLLKLLAVCMSSQMMLITQLMPLGCLLDYVRNNRDKIGSKALLNWSTQIAKGMSYLEEKRLVHRDLAARNVLVQTPSLVKITDFGLAKLLSSDSNEYKAAGGKMPIKWLALECIRNRVFTSKSDVWAFGVTIWELLTFGQRPHENIPAKDIPDLIEVGLKLEQPEICSLDIYCTLLSCWHLDAAMRPTFKQLTTVFAEFARDPGRYLAIPGDKFTRLPAYTSQDEKDLIRKLAPTTDGSEAIVEPDDYLQPKAAPGPSHRTDCTDEIPKLNRYCKDPSNKNSSAGDDETDSSAREVGVGNLRLDLPVDEDDYLMPTCQPGPNNNNNTINPNQNNMAAVGVAAGYMDLIGVPVSVDNPEYLLNAQTLGVGDSPIPTQTIGIPVMGVPGTMEVKVPMPGSEPTSSDHEYYNDTQRELQPLHRNRNTETRV; translated from the exons TCTGCATTGGCACCAAATCCCGCCTGTCAGTGCCCTCCAACAAGGAACATCATTACCGAAACCTCAGAGATCGCTACACGAACTGCACGTATGTGGATGGCAACCTGGAGCTGACCTGGCTGCCCAACGAGAATTTGGACCTTAGCTTTCTGGACAACATTCGGGAGGTCACTGGCTATATACTGATCAGCCATGTGGACGTCAAGAAAGTGGTGTTTCCCAA ACTGCAAATCATTCGCGGACGCACCTTGTTCAGTTTATCCGTGGAGGAGGAGAAGTACGCCCTGTTCGTCACCTACTCAAAAATGTACACGCTGGAGATTCCCGATCTACGCGACGTCTTGAATGGCCAGGTGGGCTTCCACAACAACTACAATCTCTGCCACATGCGGACGATCCAGTGGTCGGAGATTGTGTCCAACGGCACGGATGCGTACTACAACTACGACTTTACGGCTCCGGAGCGCGAGTGTCCCAAGTGCCACGAGAGCTGCACCCATGGATGTTGGGGCGAGGGTCCCAAGAATTGCCAGAAGTTCAGCAAGCTGACCTGCTCGCCCCAGTGTGCCGGAGGTCGCTGCTATGGACCCAAGCCCAGGGAGTGCTGTCACCTTTTCTGCGCCGGTGGATGCACTGGTCCGACGCAAAAGGATTGCATCGCCTGCAAGAACTTCTTCGACGAGGGCGTCTGCAAGGAGGAATGCCCGCCCATGCGCAAGTACAACCCCACCACCTATGTCCTTGAAACGAATCCCGAGGGCAAGTATGCCTATGGTGCCACCTGTGTCAAGGAGTGCCCCGGTCACCTGTTGCGCGATAATGGCGCCTGTGTGCGCAGCTGTCCCCAGGACAAGATGGACAAGGGCGGCGAGTGTGTGCCCTGCAATGGCCCGTGCCCCAAAACCTGCCCGGGCGTTACTGTCCTGCATGCCGGCAACATTGACTCGTTCCGAAATTGCACGGTGATCGATGGCAACATTCGCATTTTGGATCAGACCTTCTCGGGCTTCCAGGACGTCTATCCCAACTACACGATGGGACCACGCTACATACCGCTAGATCCCGAGCGACTGGAGGTCTTCTCCACGGTGAAGGAGATCACTGGGTATCTGAACATCGAGGGTACCCATCCGCAGTTCCGGAATCTGTCGTACTTCCGCAATCTGGAAACCATTCATGGCCGCCAGCTAATGGAGAGCATGTTTGCCGCCTTGGCCATCGTCAAGTCCTCGCTCTACAGCCTGGAGATGCGCAATCTGAAGCAGATAAGTTCCGGCAGTGTGGTCATCCAGCACAATAGGGACCTCTGCTATGTGGGCAATATACGTTGGCCGGCCGTTCAAAAGGAGGCCGAGCAGAAGGTGTGGGTCAACGAGAATCTCAGGGCGGATCTATGCG AGAAAAATGGAACCGTTTGTTCGGATCAGTGCAACGAGGACGGCTGCTGGGGAGCTGGCACGGATCAGTGCCTCACTTGCAAGAACTTCAATTTCAATGGCACCTGCATTGCCGACTGTAGTAACATCTCCAA TGCCTACAAGTTTGATAACAGTACGTGTAAGATATGCCATCCAGAGTGCCGGACTTGCAACGGAGCTGGAGCAGACCACTGCCAGGAGTGCGTCCACGTGAGGGACGGCCAGCACTGTGTGTCCAAGTGCCCGATGAACAAGTACAACGACCGTGGCGTCTGCCGGGAGTGCCACGCCACCTGCGACGGATGCACTGGACCCAGCGACACCATCGGCAATGGAGCCTGTACGACCTGCCACTTGGCCATTATCAATAATAACGCCACAGTGCAACGCTGCCTGCTGAAGGACGACAAGTGCCCCGATGGGTACTTCTGGGAGTATGTGCATCCGCAAGAGATGGGTTCCCTGAAGGCGCTGGCCGGCAGAGCAGTCTGCCGCAAGTGCCATCCACTTTGCGAGCTGTGCACCAACTACGGATACCATGAACAGGTGTGCTCCAAGTGCACCCACTACAAGCGACGGGAGCAGTGCGAGACCGAGTGTCCGACGGATCACTACACGGATGTGGAACAGCGCGAGTGCTTCCAGTGCCACCCGGAGTGCAATGGTTGCACCGGTCCAGGTGCCGACGATTGCAAGGCGTGTCGCAACTTCAAGTTGTTCGACGTGAATGAGACGGGCCCCTATGCGAACTCCACGATGTTCAATTGCACCTCGAAGTGTCCGTCGGAGAGGCGGCATGTGAACTATCAGTACTCGGCCATTGGACCCTACTGCGCAGCCAGTGCGCCGCGGAGCAGCAAGATCACTGCCAATCTGGACGTGAACATGATCTTCATCATCACGGGCGCTGTTCTGGTGCCAACCATCTGCATTCTCTGCGTGGTCACCTACATCTGTCGGCAAAAGCAGAAGGCCAAGAAGGAAACCGTCAAGATGACCATGGCTCTGTCCGGCTGCGAGGACTCCGAGCCGCTGCGTCCTTCGAACATTGGTGCCAATCTGTGCAAGCTGCGCATTGTCAAGGACGCTGAGTTGCGCAAGGGTGGAGTTCTTGGAATGGGAGCCTTTGGACGAGTGTACAAGGGCGTTTGGGTGCCGGAGGGTGAGAACGTCAAGATTCCAGTGGCCATTAAGGAGCTGCTGAAGTCCACGGGCGCCGAGTCGAGCGAAGAGTTCCTGCGCGAAGCTTACATCATGGCCTCCGTGGAGCACGTCAATCTGCTGAAGCTCCTGGCCGTCTGCATGTCATCGCAAATGATGCTAATCACGCAACTGATGCCGCTGGGCTGCCTGCTGGACTATGTGCGGAATAACCGGGACAAGATCGGCTCCAAAGCTCTGCTCAACTGGAGCACCCAAATCGCCAAGGGCATGTCGTATCTGGAGGAGAAGCGACTGGTCCACCGCGACTTGGCTGCTCGCAATGTCCTGGTGCAAACTCCGTCGCTGGTGAAGATCACCGACTTTGGGCTGGCCAAGTTGCTGAGCAGCGATTCCAATGAGTACAAGGCGGCTGGCGGCAAGATGCCCATCAAATGGCTGGCACTGGAGTGCATCCGTAACCGGGTATTCACCAGCAAATCCGATGTCTGGGCCTTTGGTGTGACCATTTGGGAACTGCTGACCTTTGGCCAGCGACCGCACGAGAACATTCCCGCCAAGGATATACCCGATCTGATTGAAGTCGGCCTGAAACTGGAGCAGCCGGAGATTTGTTCGCTGGACATTTACTGCACACTGCTCTCGTGCTGGCACTTGGATGCCGCCATGCGGCCAACCTTCAAGCAACTGACCACCGTCTTTGCCGAGTTCGCCAGAGATCCGGGTCGCTATCTGGCCATTCCCGGGGATAAGTTCACCCGGCTGCCGGCCTACACGAGTCAGGATGAGAAGGATCTCATCCGAAAGCTGGCACCCACCACCGATGGGTCCGAAGCCATTGTGGAACCCGATGACTATCTGCAACCCAAGGCGGCACCTGGGCCTAGTCACAGAACCGACTGCACGGATGAGATACCCAAGCTGAACCGCTACTGCAAGGATCCCAGCAACAAGAATTCGAGTGCCGGAGACGACGAGACGGACTCGAGTGCCCGCGAAGTGGGCGTGGGTAATCTGCGCCTGGATCTGCCTGTCGATGAGGATGATTACCTGATGCCCACCTGCCAACCGGggcccaacaacaacaacaacacgaTCAATCCCAACCAAAACAACATGGcagctgtgggcgtggctgccgGCTACATGGATCTCATCGGAGTGCCCGTTAGCGTGGACAATCCGGAGTATCTGCTGAATGCGCAGACACTGGGAGTCGGTGACTCACCGATACCCACCCAGACCATCGGGATTCCGGTGATGGGTGTCCCGGGCACCATGGAGGTCAAGGTGCCCATGCCAGGCAGTGAGCCAACAAGCTCCGATCACGAGTACTACAATGATACCCAACGGGAGCTGCAGCCACTGCATCGAAACCGCAACACAGAGACGAGGGTGTAG
- the LOC6530603 gene encoding BTB/POZ domain-containing protein kctd15-like isoform X1, with product MQVRTPFVALDQRSPLTVDSSCPKRKKCDMDRERERDVKALEPRDLSSTGRIYARSDIKISSSPTVSPTISNSSSPTPTPPASSSVTPLGLPGAVAAAAAAVGGASSAGASSYLHGNHKPITGIPCVAAASRYTAPVHIDVGGTIYTSSLETLTKYPESKLAKLFNGQIPIVLDSLKQHYFIDRDGGMFRHILNFMRNSRLLIAEDFPDLELLLEEARYYEVEPMIKQLESMRKDRVRNGNYLVAPPTPPARHIKTSPRTSASPECNYEVVALHISPDLGERIMLSAERALLDELFPEASQATQSSRSGVSWNQGDWGQIIRFPLNGYCKLNSVQVLTRLLNAGFTIEASVGGQQFSEYLLARRVPM from the exons ATGCAAGTGAG AACTCCGTTTGTTGCATTGGATCAACGATCACCGTTGACGGTGGATTCCTCCTGCCCCAAACG GAAAAAATGCGATATGGACCGAGAGCGCGAAAGAGATGTCAAGGCCCTGGAGCCACGCGACTTGTCCTCCACGGGCCGCATTTACGCCAGAAGCGATATTAAAATCAG CTCCTCGCCAACCGTCTCGCCAACGATCTCAAACTCCTCTTCGCCCACACCGACGCCACCCGCCAGTTCCTCAGTGACGCCGCTGGGATTGCCCGGAGCggtggcagctgctgccgccgccgtcgGAGGCGCCTCCTCGGCGGGGGCCAGTTCCTATTTGCACGGCAACCACAAGCCCATCACTGGGATACCCTGTGTGGCCGCCGCCTCCCGCTATACGGCACCCGTGCACATCGACGTGGGCGGGACCATCTACACCAGCTCGCTGGAGACGCTCACCAAGTACCCGGAGTCGAAGCTGGCCAAGCTCTTCAATGGCCAGATACCCATCGTGCTGGACTCGCTGAAGCAGCACTATTTCATCGATCGCGATGGTGGCATGTTCCGTCACATTCTGAACTTTATGAGAAACTCAAGACTTCTGATTGCCGAGGACTTTCCGGacctggagctgctgctggaggaggcTCGCTACTACGAAGTGGAGC CGATGATTAAGCAGCTGGAGAGCATGCGCAAGGATCGCGTACGCAACGGCAACTATTTGGTGGCGCCACCCACTCCACCGGCTCGCCACATCAAGACGAGCCCGAGGACCAGCGCATCGCCGGAGTGCAATTACGAGGTAGTGGCGCTGCACATCTCGCCGGACCTTGGCGAACGCATAATGCTGTCGGCGGAACGGGCTCTGCTCGACGAGCTCTTCCCGGAGGCCAGCCAGGCGACACAGTCGAGTCGCAGCGGAGTGTCCTGGAACCAGGGCGACTGGGGGCAAATCATTCGCTTCCCCCTCAACGGCTACTGCAAGCTGAACTCGGTGCAGGTGCTCACCCGACTCCTCAACGCCGGCTTCACCATCGAGGCCAGCGTTGGGGGCCAGCAGTTCTCCGAGTATCTGCTGGCGCGACGCGTTCCAATGTGA